The following are encoded in a window of Novosphingobium sp. ZN18A2 genomic DNA:
- the atpA gene encoding F0F1 ATP synthase subunit alpha: MEIRAAEISKVIKDQIASFGTEAQVSEVGTVLSVGDGIARIHGLDKVQAGEMVEFANGVKGMALNLEADNVGVVIFGSDAEIKEGDTVKRTETIVDVPVGKGLLGRVVDALGNPIDGKGPIEATERKRVEVKAPGIIPRKSVHEPVQTGLKAIDALVPVGRGQRELIIGDRQTGKTAVAIDTFINQKGVNQGDDEGKKLYCIYVAVGQKRSTVAQIVRQLEENGAMEYSIVVAATASEPAPLQYLAPYTGCTMGEFFRDNAMHAVIVYDDLSKQAVAYRQMSLLLRRPPGREAYPGDVFYLHSRLLERAAKMNDDNGNGSLTALPIIETQAGDVSAYIPTNVISITDGQIFLETGLFYQGIRPAINVGLSVSRVGGSAQTKAMKKVAGSIKLELAQYREMAAFAQFGSDLDASTQKLLNRGARLTELLKQPQFSPLPFEEQTVSIFAGTNGYLDGIAVNQVTEYEAEMLAFMRENHADVLAAIRDSKAFGDDEKAKTVAALDAFAKQFA; encoded by the coding sequence ATGGAAATCCGCGCCGCTGAAATCTCGAAGGTCATCAAGGACCAGATCGCCAGCTTCGGCACCGAGGCACAGGTCTCGGAAGTCGGCACCGTTCTGTCGGTGGGTGACGGCATCGCCCGCATCCACGGCCTCGACAAGGTCCAGGCCGGCGAAATGGTCGAGTTCGCCAATGGCGTGAAGGGCATGGCCCTGAACCTCGAAGCCGATAACGTCGGCGTCGTGATCTTCGGCTCTGACGCCGAGATCAAGGAAGGCGATACCGTCAAGCGCACCGAAACCATCGTGGACGTTCCGGTCGGCAAGGGCCTGCTGGGCCGCGTGGTCGACGCGCTGGGCAACCCGATCGACGGCAAGGGCCCGATCGAGGCGACCGAGCGCAAGCGCGTGGAAGTGAAGGCGCCGGGCATCATCCCGCGCAAGTCGGTGCACGAACCCGTGCAGACCGGCCTCAAGGCGATCGACGCGCTCGTGCCCGTCGGCCGCGGCCAGCGCGAACTGATCATCGGTGACCGCCAGACCGGCAAGACCGCCGTCGCGATCGACACCTTCATCAACCAGAAGGGCGTCAATCAGGGCGACGATGAAGGCAAAAAGCTCTACTGCATCTATGTCGCGGTCGGCCAGAAGCGCTCCACCGTCGCGCAGATCGTGCGTCAGCTGGAAGAAAACGGCGCGATGGAATACTCCATCGTCGTTGCCGCCACCGCTTCGGAGCCTGCTCCGCTGCAGTATCTGGCGCCCTACACCGGCTGCACGATGGGTGAATTCTTCCGCGACAACGCGATGCACGCGGTGATCGTGTACGACGACCTTTCGAAGCAGGCTGTCGCTTATCGCCAGATGTCGCTTCTTCTCCGCCGCCCGCCGGGCCGCGAAGCCTATCCGGGCGACGTGTTCTACCTTCACAGCCGCCTGCTGGAACGCGCGGCGAAGATGAACGACGATAACGGCAACGGTTCGCTTACCGCGCTGCCGATCATCGAAACGCAGGCAGGCGACGTTTCGGCGTACATCCCGACCAACGTGATCTCGATCACCGACGGTCAGATCTTCCTTGAAACGGGCCTGTTCTACCAGGGCATCCGCCCGGCCATCAACGTTGGCCTCTCGGTCAGCCGCGTGGGCGGTTCGGCCCAGACCAAGGCGATGAAGAAGGTCGCCGGCTCGATCAAGCTGGAGCTTGCGCAGTACCGCGAAATGGCGGCCTTCGCCCAGTTCGGTTCCGACCTCGACGCTTCGACGCAGAAGCTGCTCAATCGCGGCGCGCGCCTGACCGAGCTGCTCAAGCAGCCGCAGTTCAGCCCGCTGCCGTTCGAAGAGCAGACCGTGTCGATCTTCGCCGGCACCAACGGCTATCTCGATGGCATCGCGGTGAACCAGGTGACCGAGTACGAAGCGGAAATGCTGGCGTTCATGCGCGAGAACCACGCCGACGTGCTGGCCGCGATCCGTGACAGCAAGGCATTCGGCGACGACGAAAAGGCGAAGACCGTCGCCGCGCTCGACGCTTTCGCCAAGCAGTTCGCCTGA
- a CDS encoding F0F1 ATP synthase subunit delta — MEISGGITASLAGRYAAALFDLASENGTVSGVEADLEKLDAAIRESAELSALTRNPQVGRDAAGKAMESVAGLLGLSDLTTKFLGVLAANRRLASLPGMIRAFAAIAAAQRGEVSAEVISAHPLDSSQVEQLSQTLKAREGREVKLRTRVDPEILGGLIVKIGSRQIDSSIRTRLNSLAQAMKG, encoded by the coding sequence GTGGAGATTTCCGGCGGCATAACAGCCAGTCTGGCAGGACGCTACGCAGCGGCGCTGTTCGACCTTGCGAGCGAGAACGGCACCGTCAGCGGAGTCGAGGCAGACCTCGAAAAGCTAGACGCGGCGATCCGCGAATCGGCCGAACTTTCGGCCCTGACCCGCAATCCGCAGGTCGGACGCGATGCGGCGGGCAAGGCGATGGAATCGGTCGCTGGCCTGCTCGGCCTTTCCGATCTCACCACGAAATTCCTCGGCGTCCTTGCCGCCAATCGCCGGCTCGCCTCGCTGCCCGGCATGATCCGCGCCTTCGCCGCGATCGCCGCCGCCCAGCGCGGAGAGGTGAGCGCCGAAGTCATTTCCGCGCACCCGCTCGATTCGAGCCAGGTCGAACAACTTTCCCAGACGCTGAAGGCGCGCGAAGGCCGTGAGGTCAAACTGCGCACCCGCGTCGACCCCGAAATTCTCGGCGGCCTGATCGTGAAGATCGGCAGCCGGCAGATCGACAGCTCGATCCGCACCCGTCTCAACTCTCTCGCCCAGGCCATGAAGGGCTGA
- a CDS encoding dienelactone hydrolase family protein, whose translation MASSGVAEGADEMGEWITIAMDDGYDMPVYRAPASAERRGGLVLVQEIFGVTEHIRDLCDEYAADGYEVLSPGLFDREAPGFAADYAGPSYDRAIEIARGEHSFEQSLSDSARCVDWLAAQGGPVFVVGYCYGGSVAWRLAQTHDGLAAASCYYGGFIATRFAEEAPRCATIAHFGRYDPLVEFPPVEKLIEKQHPTAQVFVYEAGHGFNSDRRKDYHEESADLARERTLQLFRVLGG comes from the coding sequence ATGGCCAGTTCGGGCGTGGCGGAAGGAGCGGATGAGATGGGCGAATGGATCACGATCGCGATGGACGATGGCTATGATATGCCGGTCTATCGCGCGCCTGCCAGTGCAGAGCGGCGCGGCGGTCTGGTGCTGGTGCAGGAAATCTTTGGCGTTACCGAACATATCCGTGACCTTTGCGACGAATATGCGGCCGATGGATATGAAGTGCTCAGCCCCGGCCTGTTCGACCGGGAGGCGCCGGGATTCGCGGCGGACTACGCAGGCCCAAGTTATGACCGTGCCATAGAAATCGCGCGAGGAGAGCATTCGTTCGAGCAGAGTCTTTCCGATTCCGCGCGGTGCGTGGATTGGCTGGCCGCCCAGGGCGGCCCGGTTTTCGTTGTCGGCTATTGCTATGGCGGTTCGGTCGCCTGGCGGCTGGCGCAGACTCACGACGGGCTTGCCGCCGCTTCGTGCTATTACGGTGGCTTCATCGCCACGCGCTTTGCCGAAGAAGCGCCCCGTTGCGCCACGATCGCGCATTTCGGGCGATACGATCCGCTGGTAGAGTTTCCCCCGGTCGAAAAACTGATCGAAAAGCAGCACCCGACCGCGCAGGTTTTCGTTTACGAAGCGGGACACGGCTTCAATTCGGACCGGCGCAAGGACTATCATGAAGAGAGCGCCGACCTGGCGCGGGAGCGGACCTTGCAACTGTTCCGCGTGCTGGGTGGTTAG
- a CDS encoding serine protease, which yields MTRIIAALLLALCALTSTTARAEPADITAAARSVVRIVLLSTDGTRTSLVGHGSGFAVTPTLVVTNAHVVSRLRQDDTMIVGIVPPEGRKGYLAKLVAYSPRNDLALLKLAEPGAIPAATLFTGAVGDGSEVFAVGYPGNVDLAQGLSMADLVDPQAPVKTRGYVSAGRSARGFDTILHTAPIGSGNSGGPLLDSCGRVVGVNSFGTISDNGTDSSFFFAVSMRELAPFLRDAGVEAHLTGVQCQSLAAYQDEQDRRALDAEAKAAAADAAKAEAQQRASDDAHRKAELQVLSERDNGMAMAALLLAAALVTAGGALVLTARGSDYEREAKIAGGVAVVLLVGSVIAWLTRPPLSSIDERAKDLLAAPQASSSAKPAKVKAGDGTGKMVCVFQPQRSRVTVSDITDVPLEFGEKGCVNGRTQYGLDADGWSRILVPNSEETVSVNSYDPKSRTYTVERYLLGLDAMTKARDARGKYTPPECGADEAAVRELGAAQDAIKALLPPRPQERLVYTCTPAGEAG from the coding sequence GTGACCCGCATCATCGCCGCCCTGTTGCTTGCGCTTTGCGCGCTCACCTCCACCACGGCGCGGGCTGAACCGGCCGATATTACCGCCGCCGCGCGCTCGGTTGTCCGAATCGTCTTGCTGTCGACGGACGGCACGCGCACCTCGCTCGTCGGCCACGGATCGGGCTTCGCGGTAACGCCCACGCTGGTGGTGACGAACGCCCACGTCGTTTCGCGCTTGCGGCAGGACGATACGATGATCGTCGGCATCGTCCCGCCCGAAGGACGCAAGGGATACCTGGCAAAGCTTGTCGCCTACAGCCCGCGCAACGACCTTGCGCTGCTGAAACTGGCCGAGCCGGGCGCGATACCCGCCGCAACGCTGTTTACCGGCGCCGTGGGCGACGGATCGGAAGTGTTCGCGGTGGGCTATCCCGGCAACGTGGACCTTGCGCAGGGGCTTTCGATGGCGGACCTGGTCGATCCGCAGGCGCCGGTAAAGACGCGCGGCTATGTTTCGGCGGGGCGCAGCGCCCGCGGATTCGACACGATCCTGCACACCGCCCCGATCGGTTCGGGCAACTCTGGCGGCCCGCTGCTCGATTCGTGCGGCCGCGTGGTGGGTGTGAACAGCTTCGGCACGATCAGCGACAACGGCACCGATTCCTCGTTCTTCTTTGCCGTTTCGATGCGCGAACTGGCGCCGTTCCTGCGCGACGCGGGGGTGGAAGCGCACCTGACGGGCGTGCAATGCCAGTCGCTTGCCGCCTATCAGGACGAACAGGACCGCCGCGCGCTCGACGCCGAGGCCAAGGCGGCCGCTGCCGATGCGGCGAAGGCCGAAGCGCAACAGCGCGCGTCGGACGACGCGCACCGCAAGGCGGAACTGCAGGTTCTGTCGGAACGCGATAACGGCATGGCGATGGCGGCCCTGCTGCTGGCCGCCGCGCTGGTGACGGCGGGCGGCGCGCTTGTGCTGACCGCGCGCGGATCGGATTACGAGCGCGAAGCGAAGATTGCCGGGGGCGTTGCCGTGGTGCTTCTGGTCGGATCGGTCATCGCATGGCTCACCCGGCCGCCGCTTTCGTCGATAGACGAACGCGCGAAAGACCTGCTTGCTGCGCCGCAGGCTTCGTCGTCCGCGAAGCCCGCAAAAGTGAAGGCCGGTGACGGGACAGGCAAGATGGTCTGCGTGTTCCAGCCGCAGCGCAGCCGCGTGACCGTTTCCGACATCACCGACGTCCCGCTCGAATTCGGGGAAAAGGGATGCGTGAACGGACGCACGCAATACGGCCTCGACGCGGACGGATGGTCGCGCATCCTCGTGCCCAATTCGGAAGAGACGGTTTCGGTGAACAGCTATGACCCGAAATCGCGCACCTACACGGTGGAACGCTATCTCCTCGGGCTGGACGCGATGACCAAGGCCCGCGATGCGCGCGGCAAATACACCCCGCCGGAATGCGGCGCCGACGAGGCCGCCGTGCGCGAACTCGGCGCGGCGCAGGATGCAATCAAGGCGCTGCTTCCCCCACGCCCGCAAGAGCGGCTGGTCTATACCTGCACCCCGGCAGGCGAAGCCGGTTGA
- the ada gene encoding bifunctional DNA-binding transcriptional regulator/O6-methylguanine-DNA methyltransferase Ada produces the protein MTVHTMIETIDPDEAWQAVLARDRSFDGRFVTGVLTTGIYCRPSCAARHPRRENVRFFADGAAARAAGLRPCKRCSPDDASRDERAVLSAIAAIKAAGQPLALAALAQEAGYSPSHFQRIFARHTGLSPAAYARALRSQRAADVLSGGGRVTDAIYDAGYSGPSRFYDEQEGRLGMAPSAWANGGKGVTIHWAVVPTSLGEMLVAATDKGVCRLSFDEGRAALERRFPKAELVDGGEDFSRLLADIVCAVERPGDFAHIPLDVKGTAFQEAVWRELRRIPAGETRSYAQIAAAVGKPGAVRAAGSANGANNVAVLIPCHRVIRSDGSLGGYAYGLDIKRELLARERGEGD, from the coding sequence ATGACCGTTCACACCATGATCGAAACGATCGATCCCGATGAGGCCTGGCAGGCCGTTCTCGCGCGTGACCGCAGCTTTGACGGGCGATTCGTGACCGGGGTGCTGACCACCGGTATATATTGCCGCCCGTCGTGCGCGGCGCGGCATCCCCGGCGCGAGAACGTGCGCTTCTTTGCCGACGGCGCAGCCGCGCGCGCGGCGGGATTGCGGCCCTGCAAGCGTTGTTCGCCCGACGATGCCAGCCGTGACGAGCGCGCGGTGCTATCCGCCATCGCCGCGATCAAGGCGGCGGGGCAGCCGCTGGCGCTGGCCGCGCTGGCGCAAGAGGCGGGCTATTCCCCGTCGCATTTCCAGCGGATATTCGCCCGCCATACCGGCCTTTCGCCGGCAGCCTATGCCCGCGCCCTGCGCAGCCAGCGTGCGGCCGACGTTTTGAGCGGGGGCGGACGGGTGACCGATGCAATCTACGATGCGGGCTATTCCGGCCCGTCGCGATTCTACGATGAACAGGAAGGGCGGTTGGGCATGGCACCTTCGGCCTGGGCGAACGGCGGCAAGGGTGTGACGATTCATTGGGCGGTGGTGCCCACCAGCCTTGGCGAAATGCTCGTCGCGGCCACGGACAAGGGCGTTTGCCGCCTGTCGTTCGATGAAGGGCGCGCTGCGCTGGAACGCCGGTTTCCCAAGGCCGAACTGGTTGACGGGGGAGAGGACTTTTCCCGGCTGCTGGCAGACATCGTTTGCGCGGTGGAGCGCCCGGGCGATTTCGCGCATATCCCGCTCGACGTGAAGGGCACGGCCTTTCAGGAAGCCGTGTGGCGCGAATTGCGGCGTATCCCCGCGGGCGAAACGCGCAGCTATGCCCAGATCGCCGCCGCCGTCGGCAAGCCGGGTGCTGTCCGCGCGGCCGGTTCGGCGAACGGGGCGAACAACGTTGCCGTGTTGATTCCCTGCCACCGCGTCATCCGATCCGACGGCAGCCTTGGCGGCTATGCCTATGGCCTGGACATCAAGCGCGAACTTCTGGCGCGCGAGCGCGGTGAGGGAGACTAA
- a CDS encoding glutathione S-transferase: MLTVHHLGISQSERIVWLCEELGLDYELKRYDRRVDNRLAPDKYKALHPMGIAPVITDGDLVLGESGAICDYLVAKHGNGKLVPGVDDPDFADHLFWFHWSNGTFMTTLMMQLAVTFAGGDPAAGFVGDRARICWDMIEKRLGEVPFFGGRNLTTADIMMVYCLTTARAFRNASIDPFPNVKAYLARIGERPAYRAAMARAEPGMEPVLD; encoded by the coding sequence GTGCTCACCGTCCACCATCTTGGAATATCGCAGTCCGAACGCATCGTCTGGCTGTGCGAGGAACTGGGCCTCGATTACGAACTGAAGCGATATGACAGGCGCGTCGACAACCGCCTTGCGCCCGACAAATACAAGGCGCTGCACCCGATGGGCATCGCACCCGTCATCACCGACGGCGACCTGGTGCTGGGCGAAAGCGGGGCGATCTGCGATTACCTGGTGGCGAAGCACGGCAACGGAAAGCTGGTCCCCGGCGTGGACGATCCCGATTTCGCGGACCACCTGTTCTGGTTCCACTGGTCGAACGGCACCTTCATGACGACCTTGATGATGCAACTGGCGGTGACGTTCGCCGGTGGCGATCCCGCTGCCGGTTTCGTGGGCGACCGGGCGCGGATCTGCTGGGACATGATCGAGAAGCGGCTGGGCGAAGTGCCATTTTTCGGCGGGCGCAACCTGACCACGGCTGACATCATGATGGTCTATTGCCTGACGACGGCACGCGCCTTCCGCAATGCCTCGATCGATCCGTTCCCCAATGTGAAGGCCTATCTCGCCCGCATCGGAGAGCGTCCCGCCTATCGCGCCGCGATGGCCAGGGCAGAGCCGGGGATGGAGCCGGTCCTCGACTGA
- a CDS encoding primosomal protein N', with translation MDRVRCLVFNAALGPLDYRVPDGMDVRPGSVVVSPLGPRQIVGIVWEPERLPGTDVPDSKLRPLAGVLPVPPLGAPLRRLIEWTADYYLAPFASVARMALSSSAALRGGSTITEYRLTGDVPVRLTPQRAQAIDLLNDQQGTIRELSDIAGVSEGVLRGMVNAGIMEAVEVDADRPYPAPRPGFAVPDLSEGQQAAADRFVAAVRAHDFAPFLLDGVTGSGKTETYFEAIAAALEDNRQVLVLLPEIALTETFLKRFEDRFGVPPVTWHSSLKASERRRAWRAVALGDAKVVVGARSALFLPFPALGCIVVDEAHEISFKQDDGVRYNARDVAVMRGLFEKVPVILASATPALESLQMAEAGRYERIVLPDRFGGAQLPDIHIVNLTETQPERGKWLAPPLVEALKDRLAKGEQSLLFLNRRGYAPLTLCRNCGYRFQCPNCSAWLVEHRLSKRLACHHCGHEVTQPETCPECGEPDCLVACGPGVERIADEVAEILPEARVALVTSDTLTSPAKAADFVERASGGAIDVIVGTQLVTKGYHFPELTLVGVVDADMGLEGGDLRAAERTYQQVAQVAGRAGRGEKPGEVLIQTRHPEAPVIEALASGERDAFYEAEAEARRHAHAPPFGRWAAIIVSSEDEAEARDAARAIGGTAPHLADFMVLGPAPAPLSLLRGRYRYRLLVNARRSTELQRILREWLDPLQFPGGVRVGVDVDPYSFV, from the coding sequence ATGGACCGCGTCCGCTGCCTCGTCTTCAACGCCGCGCTCGGCCCGCTCGATTACCGGGTGCCCGATGGGATGGACGTTCGGCCCGGAAGCGTCGTCGTCTCCCCGCTGGGGCCGCGGCAGATCGTCGGGATCGTCTGGGAGCCAGAACGGTTGCCGGGAACCGATGTTCCCGATTCGAAGCTGCGCCCGCTGGCAGGCGTCCTTCCCGTACCGCCGCTGGGCGCACCGCTGCGGCGGCTGATCGAATGGACGGCGGATTACTACCTTGCCCCTTTCGCCTCTGTCGCGCGCATGGCGCTGTCGAGCAGCGCGGCGCTGCGCGGGGGAAGCACCATCACCGAATACCGGCTGACCGGCGACGTGCCCGTGCGCCTGACCCCGCAGCGCGCGCAGGCGATAGACCTGCTGAACGACCAGCAAGGCACGATCCGCGAGCTTTCGGACATCGCGGGCGTATCGGAAGGGGTGCTGCGCGGCATGGTCAATGCCGGGATCATGGAAGCGGTGGAAGTCGATGCGGACCGCCCCTATCCGGCGCCGCGCCCCGGCTTCGCCGTGCCCGATCTCAGCGAAGGGCAACAGGCCGCGGCGGATCGGTTCGTGGCCGCGGTGCGCGCGCACGACTTTGCGCCCTTCCTGCTCGACGGCGTGACCGGATCGGGTAAGACGGAAACCTATTTCGAGGCGATCGCCGCCGCGTTGGAGGATAACCGGCAAGTGCTGGTGCTCCTGCCCGAAATCGCGCTGACCGAAACGTTCCTGAAACGCTTCGAGGACCGTTTCGGAGTTCCGCCCGTCACCTGGCATTCCTCGCTGAAGGCGAGCGAGCGCCGCCGCGCGTGGCGTGCGGTCGCGCTGGGCGACGCGAAAGTCGTGGTCGGCGCGCGCTCGGCCCTGTTCCTGCCTTTCCCGGCGCTTGGCTGCATCGTCGTGGACGAAGCGCACGAAATCAGCTTCAAGCAGGATGACGGCGTGCGCTATAACGCGCGTGACGTGGCGGTGATGCGCGGCCTGTTCGAAAAGGTGCCGGTCATCCTTGCCAGTGCGACCCCGGCGCTCGAAAGCCTGCAAATGGCCGAAGCGGGCCGCTATGAACGCATCGTGCTGCCCGACCGTTTCGGCGGGGCGCAATTGCCGGACATCCACATCGTCAACCTCACCGAAACGCAGCCGGAGCGCGGCAAGTGGCTTGCCCCTCCGCTGGTGGAAGCCCTGAAGGACCGGTTGGCGAAGGGCGAACAGTCGCTGCTGTTCCTCAACCGGCGCGGTTATGCCCCGCTCACGCTGTGCCGCAATTGCGGATACCGCTTCCAGTGCCCCAATTGCTCTGCCTGGCTGGTCGAGCACCGCCTGTCGAAGCGACTTGCCTGCCATCATTGCGGGCACGAGGTCACCCAGCCCGAAACCTGCCCCGAATGCGGTGAGCCCGATTGCCTCGTCGCCTGCGGTCCGGGGGTGGAGCGGATTGCCGACGAGGTGGCGGAAATCCTGCCCGAAGCGCGCGTCGCGCTGGTCACGTCGGACACGCTGACCAGCCCGGCCAAGGCGGCGGACTTCGTGGAACGCGCCAGCGGAGGCGCGATCGACGTGATCGTGGGCACGCAACTCGTCACCAAGGGCTATCACTTTCCCGAACTCACTCTGGTGGGCGTGGTCGATGCCGACATGGGGCTGGAAGGCGGAGACTTGCGCGCGGCGGAACGTACCTATCAACAGGTCGCGCAAGTTGCCGGACGCGCCGGACGCGGCGAGAAACCGGGCGAAGTGCTGATCCAGACGCGCCATCCCGAGGCGCCGGTGATCGAGGCATTGGCAAGCGGCGAGCGCGATGCGTTCTATGAAGCCGAAGCCGAAGCGCGCCGCCACGCGCACGCCCCGCCCTTCGGGCGCTGGGCTGCGATCATCGTATCGAGCGAGGACGAAGCCGAAGCGCGCGACGCGGCCCGCGCCATCGGCGGAACGGCGCCGCACCTGGCCGACTTCATGGTACTTGGCCCCGCCCCCGCACCGCTTTCGCTGCTGCGCGGCCGCTATCGCTATCGCCTGCTGGTCAACGCGCGCCGGTCGACCGAACTGCAACGCATCTTGCGCGAATGGCTCGATCCGCTGCAGTTTCCCGGCGGCGTTCGCGTGGGTGTCGACGTCGACCCCTATTCGTTCGTGTGA
- the fsa gene encoding fructose-6-phosphate aldolase: MKFFVDTADTAEIKDLAATGLLDGVTTNPSLIAKSGKDFKEVTKEICGMVDGPVSAEVVALDHEGMMREAEVLRKIADNVCIKVPMTFDGLKTCKALTGDGTMVNVTLCFSANQALLAAKAGASFVSPFVGRHDDNGFDGMDLIRDIRLIYDNYAFETEILVASIRHGIHVLESARIGADVATMPPAVIRGLVKHVLTDKGIEGFLADWKKTGQSIG; this comes from the coding sequence ATGAAATTCTTCGTCGACACCGCCGATACCGCCGAAATCAAGGACCTGGCCGCAACGGGCCTGCTTGACGGTGTGACCACCAACCCTTCGCTGATCGCCAAGTCCGGCAAGGACTTCAAGGAAGTGACGAAGGAAATCTGCGGTATGGTGGATGGCCCGGTCAGCGCCGAGGTTGTCGCGCTCGATCACGAAGGGATGATGCGTGAAGCCGAAGTGCTGCGGAAAATCGCCGATAACGTGTGCATCAAGGTACCGATGACGTTCGACGGGCTGAAGACCTGCAAGGCGCTGACCGGCGACGGCACGATGGTCAATGTCACGCTGTGCTTTTCCGCCAACCAGGCGCTGCTTGCGGCGAAGGCGGGCGCGTCATTCGTTTCGCCCTTCGTCGGACGGCATGACGACAACGGCTTCGACGGTATGGACCTGATCCGCGACATTCGCCTGATCTATGACAACTATGCCTTCGAAACCGAAATCCTTGTCGCCTCGATCCGCCACGGCATCCACGTGCTGGAAAGCGCGCGGATCGGCGCCGATGTCGCCACGATGCCGCCCGCGGTGATCCGCGGCCTTGTGAAGCACGTGCTGACCGACAAGGGGATCGAAGGCTTCCTGGCCGACTGGAAGAAGACGGGCCAGTCGATCGGCTGA
- the cobT gene encoding cobaltochelatase subunit CobT has protein sequence MRDESPLDQFKSALTGAARAIAHEPEVEVAWTADAPSQSGTAMRVPMPGRNLSPDQIAEARGFADSMALKLLHHDTAEHAAHAPAEPVARACYDAVEQVRYEAIGSRDYAGMRGNLDAALAIRTASDPIARADRAEDVPLQAALSLLLRERLTGQPVPDSARAATDMVREWIEDRASADFDDLAASLDDQHAFQAKALDMLQHLELTRSPEDTPPETDEDDSDEGEDDSQDGEDSDQQQDEQPSEVAGDSEEGEDESDGETEIDQPEDSEEGEMTDDGEEGMLPTRANRPWIDLPETFEYKAYTDSFDEVVGAEELCDDDELQRLRAYLDAQLKGLQSVVTRLANRLQRRLMAQQNRSWDFDQEEGLLDAARLARVVVSPGHSLSYKIERDVEFKDTVVTLLIDNSGSMRGRPISIAAISADILARTLERCGVKTEILGFTTRAWKGGQSREAWLAGGKPAHPGRLNDLRHIVYKKADEPWRRARNKLGLMMREGLLKENIDGEALLWAHTRLLARPEDRRILMVISDGAPVDDSTLSVNNAGYLEQHLRRVIDWIEKQSPVQLVAIGIGHDVTRYYRRAVTIMDVEQLGGTIIEQLAGLFEDD, from the coding sequence ATGCGTGACGAATCCCCACTCGACCAGTTCAAGTCCGCCCTGACCGGTGCGGCCCGCGCCATCGCGCACGAGCCGGAAGTGGAGGTGGCGTGGACGGCGGACGCGCCCAGCCAGTCCGGCACGGCGATGCGGGTGCCCATGCCCGGCCGCAACCTGTCGCCGGACCAGATCGCGGAAGCGCGCGGGTTCGCCGATTCGATGGCGCTGAAGCTGCTCCACCACGATACGGCGGAGCACGCCGCCCACGCCCCGGCGGAGCCGGTTGCGCGGGCCTGCTATGACGCGGTCGAGCAGGTGCGTTACGAAGCAATCGGCTCGCGCGATTACGCGGGGATGCGCGGCAACCTTGATGCCGCGCTGGCGATCCGCACCGCGTCCGATCCCATCGCAAGGGCCGACCGGGCGGAAGACGTGCCGCTGCAGGCCGCGCTTTCGCTCCTGCTTCGCGAGCGACTGACCGGGCAGCCCGTGCCCGATTCCGCCCGCGCGGCAACAGACATGGTGCGCGAATGGATAGAGGATCGCGCGTCCGCCGATTTTGACGATCTTGCCGCTTCGCTGGACGATCAGCACGCCTTCCAGGCCAAGGCGCTGGACATGCTCCAGCATCTGGAACTGACCCGCTCGCCAGAGGATACCCCGCCCGAAACGGACGAGGACGACAGCGACGAGGGCGAGGACGATAGCCAGGACGGCGAGGATTCGGACCAGCAGCAGGACGAACAGCCATCTGAAGTCGCCGGCGATTCGGAAGAGGGCGAGGACGAATCCGACGGCGAAACGGAGATCGACCAGCCGGAGGATTCCGAAGAAGGCGAGATGACCGACGATGGCGAGGAGGGGATGCTTCCCACCCGCGCCAACCGGCCGTGGATCGACCTCCCCGAAACGTTCGAATACAAGGCCTATACCGACAGTTTCGACGAAGTGGTCGGGGCCGAGGAACTGTGCGACGATGATGAGTTGCAGCGCCTGCGCGCTTACCTCGACGCGCAGTTGAAGGGGCTGCAATCGGTCGTCACGCGACTTGCCAACCGGCTACAGCGCCGGCTGATGGCGCAACAGAACCGGTCCTGGGATTTCGACCAGGAGGAAGGGCTGCTGGACGCCGCGCGGCTGGCGCGCGTGGTGGTATCGCCCGGCCATTCGCTGTCCTACAAGATCGAACGCGATGTTGAGTTCAAGGATACCGTCGTCACGCTGCTGATCGACAATTCCGGATCGATGCGCGGACGGCCCATTTCCATCGCGGCAATCAGCGCCGATATCCTGGCGCGCACGCTGGAACGCTGCGGCGTGAAGACAGAGATACTGGGCTTCACCACCCGCGCGTGGAAGGGCGGGCAAAGCCGAGAGGCGTGGCTGGCTGGCGGAAAGCCCGCGCATCCAGGACGGCTGAACGACCTTCGCCACATCGTTTACAAGAAGGCGGACGAGCCGTGGCGCCGCGCGCGCAACAAGCTCGGCCTGATGATGCGCGAAGGGTTGCTGAAGGAAAACATCGACGGCGAGGCCTTGTTGTGGGCGCACACGCGCTTGCTTGCCCGGCCAGAGGACCGCCGCATCCTGATGGTGATTTCGGACGGCGCGCCGGTGGACGATTCGACGCTGAGCGTGAACAACGCGGGATACCTGGAACAGCACTTGCGCCGCGTTATCGACTGGATCGAGAAGCAATCCCCGGTCCAGCTTGTCGCCATCGGCATCGGCCACGATGTGACTCGCTATTACCGCCGCGCGGTGACGATCATGGACGTGGAGCAACTGGGCGGCACGATCATCGAGCAGCTTGCGGGGTTGTTCGAGGACGATTGA